The following proteins are encoded in a genomic region of Desulfosporosinus youngiae DSM 17734:
- the tatC gene encoding twin-arginine translocase subunit TatC, translated as MRRRKRQLDEANLPLVEHLKALRKVLIISAYAILIGTVIGWFFSDLVFAYLAAPVTQLQEIRFITTTPLEPMLVKVKVSLLIGIVLALPVVVWQIWSFVLPALKQTERKYLYLIFPSSVVLFLAGVGLCFFVVLPIGLKFLLFVGGDAVTSYTPLLTKTSYVGFLATMFLTFGLVFQLPIVLLVLIRIGILSPQALATKRRWAILTIVILAVVVSPTPDLLTQLLMAGPMYLLYEISIWLGYLVARSREKELALK; from the coding sequence ATGCGCAGGCGTAAGCGACAGCTCGATGAAGCTAATTTACCTTTAGTGGAGCACTTGAAAGCTTTACGTAAGGTACTGATTATATCGGCCTATGCAATATTAATAGGCACCGTTATCGGTTGGTTTTTTAGTGATCTTGTCTTTGCCTATCTCGCGGCTCCGGTAACCCAGCTACAAGAAATCAGATTCATCACGACAACCCCCTTGGAACCGATGCTAGTTAAGGTTAAAGTCTCTTTACTTATTGGCATTGTTCTGGCACTTCCGGTGGTTGTCTGGCAGATTTGGAGTTTCGTATTACCCGCTTTAAAGCAAACTGAACGGAAATACTTATATCTTATATTTCCCAGCTCAGTCGTTTTATTTCTGGCAGGAGTCGGGTTGTGTTTTTTCGTTGTACTGCCGATTGGGCTTAAGTTCTTGCTTTTTGTTGGCGGTGATGCTGTAACTTCCTATACTCCATTATTGACTAAAACATCTTACGTTGGCTTTCTTGCGACCATGTTCCTGACGTTTGGTTTGGTCTTCCAACTCCCCATTGTTTTGTTGGTTTTAATTCGGATTGGCATTTTGAGCCCTCAGGCGTTAGCTACAAAGAGACGTTGGGCTATACTTACAATCGTCATATTGGCGGTCGTAGTTTCGCCAACGCCGGATTTACTGACTCAGCTCCTCATGGCTGGGCCAATGTATCTTCTCTATGAGATTAGTATTTGGCTGGGCTACCTTGTCGCCCGCAGTCGAGAAAAAGAGCTGGCTTTAAAGTGA
- a CDS encoding Sec-independent protein translocase subunit TatA/TatB has protein sequence MGMSEILLILVVVLILFGPEDLPVIARSIGKLVFEIRKATNELTKEFKSTIDAPTNIMNKAFEQTTSSRGTEKDTDVSENEAEDHKSDEDLLTYEDEAPKDPLAELPLDMVSYEEKGASR, from the coding sequence ATGGGTATGAGTGAAATCCTCTTAATACTGGTTGTTGTACTGATTTTGTTTGGGCCAGAGGATTTGCCGGTCATTGCTCGTTCAATTGGTAAACTTGTTTTTGAAATTCGCAAAGCGACCAACGAACTGACAAAAGAGTTTAAAAGTACCATAGATGCTCCGACTAATATTATGAACAAAGCATTTGAACAGACTACTTCGTCACGTGGTACTGAGAAGGATACAGATGTCTCAGAAAATGAGGCGGAAGATCATAAATCGGACGAGGATTTACTGACATACGAAGATGAAGCTCCGAAAGACCCACTGGCGGAATTGCCATTAGATATGGTATCTTATGAAGAAAAGGGTGCGAGCAGGTGA
- a CDS encoding polyprenyl synthetase family protein, whose amino-acid sequence MKQLWLFNQINSDLQRVEKELTKFVETDYPILQDSAVHLLAAGGKRLRPAFTLLAGKFFGYPLERLMPVAMALELIHMSSLVHDDVVDASMTRRGRATVKAKWGNIVSVETGDYLLAKSLILISKIDHPEVARILAEISVEMCQGEIQQIKCSFDVEQTLKQYYYRIKRKTALLISACCKLGALVSGAPKRQVWALGAYGHSLGMAFQIVDDVLDITAKPSEFGKPIGGDLHQGIMTLPMILALKSTSEPSRLKVLLKKMDKTDDEVWETIGLIKSSGAIDESMRLVDSYIAKAKRHLQELPRIPTRKALEELAEFIRTRKF is encoded by the coding sequence TTGAAACAACTCTGGCTCTTTAATCAGATAAATTCAGATCTACAACGGGTTGAAAAAGAACTGACTAAATTCGTGGAGACGGACTATCCGATTCTCCAAGATTCTGCTGTCCATTTATTGGCTGCAGGTGGTAAGCGATTGCGCCCGGCTTTTACGCTTTTAGCCGGGAAATTTTTTGGCTATCCTTTAGAGCGTTTAATGCCGGTAGCGATGGCCTTAGAACTTATTCATATGTCTTCCCTAGTTCATGATGATGTGGTGGATGCCTCGATGACCAGAAGAGGACGAGCCACGGTTAAAGCGAAATGGGGTAATATCGTTTCTGTAGAAACAGGGGATTATTTGTTAGCTAAATCCCTGATTCTCATCTCTAAGATTGATCATCCGGAGGTCGCACGGATTTTAGCCGAGATCAGTGTTGAAATGTGCCAAGGAGAGATTCAGCAAATAAAATGCTCCTTTGATGTGGAGCAGACACTAAAACAGTACTATTATCGAATCAAACGTAAAACAGCCTTGTTGATTTCTGCCTGCTGCAAATTAGGGGCATTGGTTTCAGGTGCTCCTAAGCGTCAGGTCTGGGCATTAGGTGCGTATGGTCATTCATTGGGAATGGCCTTTCAAATTGTCGATGATGTTTTAGATATTACAGCCAAGCCTTCCGAATTCGGTAAGCCGATTGGAGGGGATTTGCACCAGGGAATCATGACTTTACCTATGATCCTGGCGCTTAAATCAACGTCAGAGCCCTCTCGGTTAAAGGTGTTGCTTAAGAAGATGGATAAAACGGATGATGAAGTCTGGGAGACGATAGGATTAATAAAATCCAGCGGGGCGATTGATGAGTCTATGCGGCTTGTGGATTCATATATTGCCAAGGCTAAAAGACATCTTCAAGAATTACCCCGAATTCCGACACGTAAAGCCTTGGAAGAACTTGCTGAGTTTATTCGGACTCGCAAGTTTTAG
- a CDS encoding TetR/AcrR family transcriptional regulator: MPQEISRREKKKLQTRKTIAEIALKLFFSKGFNETTIAEIMENAALGTGTFYNYFDSKEAILKYCLAERIDRASQTCEDIQASTLNSTQKLSKILQVIGKTHGENRQLIGLYMKFYHNSDKVDKEPPHGDRFMEILASIIVEGQNKNEFRRDIPPEIINEMFSAILKSTMSSDLKISFMDNINFKHSLLIEGVTNPSALA; this comes from the coding sequence ATGCCGCAGGAAATAAGCAGGCGCGAGAAAAAGAAACTGCAGACAAGAAAGACGATAGCAGAAATAGCTCTCAAATTATTTTTCAGCAAAGGTTTCAATGAAACCACTATTGCGGAAATAATGGAAAATGCGGCTCTTGGAACAGGTACTTTTTATAATTACTTCGACTCCAAAGAAGCTATTTTAAAATACTGCCTTGCTGAAAGAATAGACAGGGCAAGTCAAACATGTGAAGATATACAGGCATCAACCTTAAATTCAACCCAAAAGCTATCCAAAATCCTGCAAGTTATTGGCAAGACCCATGGCGAGAACCGGCAGCTGATAGGGTTATATATGAAGTTTTACCATAATTCGGATAAAGTGGATAAAGAACCGCCCCATGGAGATCGATTTATGGAGATTTTAGCGAGTATTATTGTAGAAGGGCAAAACAAAAACGAGTTCAGACGAGATATTCCTCCTGAAATTATCAATGAGATGTTTTCTGCTATTCTTAAGTCCACAATGAGCAGCGATCTGAAAATTTCCTTTATGGACAATATCAATTTCAAACATTCTTTGCTGATAGAAGGTGTTACTAACCCCTCTGCCCTCGCCTAA
- a CDS encoding cytochrome c biogenesis protein ResB, with product MEEQREGIVEDIWRVFSSMKLGLVLLGLVALASGLGTVFPQANIEPEKAKAVGQFWQMLGFTQVYSTIWFRLLLGLLCINLIVCSLQRFQGIYNRTFALKSPETVSSVPNKIRTTIPGESESLKTSVQNVLKRKGFKVTTTVGDKGWSFIAIKRRWGNWGSLISHISFVVLVIGAIMGTTMGFKGFFMVGAGTTIPISSINVSKGTVKQDFSVHIYSAEDRILANGERDNWYTDMSIIENGQEITRQTISVNHPLKYKGVTFYQSSFANGARLTVDIKDQKIPVVLQDHGGNYFQAPGTDLYLIAEAIRSDPQKPMMLYRVYKGKGVQPVQTGQISAGETIDIQGEYKLTLDGNAGFTGLQVKQDPGVIVVWTGCALLLLGLLLSFYWRTMVVSGVFESGQLTMGAMAGKTAGGAKQEFDDLIQDIQAK from the coding sequence GTGGAGGAACAGCGCGAGGGCATTGTGGAAGATATATGGCGCGTTTTCAGCTCAATGAAGTTAGGTCTTGTGTTATTGGGACTAGTAGCTCTTGCCTCAGGTTTGGGAACTGTGTTTCCTCAAGCGAACATAGAACCTGAGAAAGCCAAAGCTGTAGGACAGTTCTGGCAAATGCTTGGCTTTACCCAAGTCTATAGTACAATCTGGTTTCGCTTGTTATTAGGTCTGCTTTGCATTAATTTAATCGTTTGCAGTTTACAGCGTTTTCAGGGAATCTACAATAGAACCTTTGCTCTTAAATCTCCTGAGACCGTTTCATCAGTGCCTAATAAAATTAGAACAACAATCCCTGGCGAGAGTGAGTCTCTAAAGACGTCTGTGCAAAATGTGCTGAAAAGAAAGGGATTCAAGGTTACAACAACAGTCGGAGACAAAGGCTGGAGTTTCATAGCGATCAAAAGACGGTGGGGAAATTGGGGGTCACTTATTTCTCATATTTCGTTTGTTGTTTTAGTAATCGGAGCGATCATGGGAACAACTATGGGCTTTAAGGGTTTCTTTATGGTCGGTGCTGGGACAACCATACCTATAAGCTCGATCAATGTATCAAAAGGAACGGTTAAACAAGATTTCAGCGTACATATCTATTCTGCTGAGGACCGGATTTTAGCCAATGGAGAACGGGACAATTGGTATACGGATATGAGTATTATTGAAAATGGACAGGAAATAACCCGTCAAACAATCTCAGTTAATCATCCCCTCAAATACAAAGGCGTGACATTTTATCAGTCAAGTTTTGCCAATGGTGCTCGTCTAACTGTTGACATCAAAGATCAAAAGATCCCTGTGGTTCTACAAGATCACGGCGGAAATTACTTTCAAGCGCCAGGTACAGATCTCTATCTGATTGCCGAAGCAATTAGGAGCGACCCGCAGAAGCCCATGATGCTTTATAGAGTCTATAAAGGAAAAGGGGTCCAACCTGTACAAACAGGGCAAATCAGTGCTGGGGAAACCATTGACATTCAGGGTGAGTATAAGTTAACCCTGGACGGTAATGCCGGATTTACCGGATTACAAGTCAAACAAGACCCGGGAGTTATTGTCGTTTGGACAGGGTGTGCTTTATTGTTGTTAGGACTGCTCCTATCATTTTATTGGCGTACGATGGTTGTGTCAGGTGTTTTCGAATCCGGTCAGCTGACAATGGGGGCTATGGCCGGAAAAACAGCAGGTGGAGCCAAGCAAGAGTTTGATGATTTGATTCAGGATATTCAGGCTAAATAG
- the ccsB gene encoding c-type cytochrome biogenesis protein CcsB translates to MDQGLQNLETSSFYVMLMAYTLCMIFYWIWMGTKKELIGQFATYLVIVGLIANTAAIILRMIIAGRPPLSNSYEFLLTFVWGITLVYLFIEYRYKLRSLGGFVMPIAFMILMFIIMSMGPEERIAQAIPPALKSKWLTFHVLTATLAYGAFAISFGLGIMYLLKLGKGNEKSNSQGIISRFPALEIIDELSYKVIGFAFPLLTLCIITGAIWANYAWGTYWSWDPKETWSLITWIIYAAYLHARLMYGWKGKRAAWMTVFGFAAVLFTFFGVNYFLPGLHSYASSQLIRFV, encoded by the coding sequence TTGGATCAAGGATTACAAAATCTTGAAACTTCATCATTCTATGTCATGTTAATGGCTTACACTTTGTGTATGATATTTTATTGGATTTGGATGGGTACCAAAAAAGAACTAATAGGTCAATTTGCTACGTATCTTGTCATTGTTGGCTTAATTGCCAACACTGCGGCCATCATCCTGCGGATGATTATAGCAGGGCGTCCGCCGCTTTCCAATTCCTATGAGTTTTTATTGACGTTTGTCTGGGGGATTACCTTAGTTTATCTGTTTATAGAGTATCGCTATAAGTTAAGATCTCTTGGCGGATTTGTCATGCCTATTGCCTTTATGATTTTGATGTTTATTATAATGAGCATGGGTCCGGAGGAACGAATTGCTCAAGCGATTCCGCCGGCACTTAAAAGTAAATGGCTGACCTTTCACGTCTTGACCGCGACATTAGCCTACGGAGCTTTTGCCATATCCTTCGGATTAGGAATTATGTATCTGCTAAAATTGGGCAAAGGAAACGAGAAATCCAATTCACAAGGAATTATCTCTCGTTTCCCTGCTTTAGAAATAATTGATGAGCTGTCGTATAAAGTCATTGGTTTCGCTTTTCCACTCCTAACCCTTTGCATCATTACAGGTGCAATTTGGGCAAATTACGCATGGGGTACATATTGGTCATGGGACCCTAAAGAGACCTGGTCACTGATTACCTGGATTATTTACGCGGCTTATTTACATGCCAGGTTAATGTATGGATGGAAGGGGAAGAGGGCGGCGTGGATGACCGTCTTTGGTTTCGCAGCAGTTTTGTTCACGTTCTTTGGAGTGAATTACTTTTTACCAGGCTTGCATTCTTATGCCAGCAGTCAATTAATCAGGTTCGTCTAA
- a CDS encoding precorrin-2 dehydrogenase/sirohydrochlorin ferrochelatase family protein produces MSQYYPIFIGLNTLPVLVVGGGNVALRKVQTLLDHGALVRIVSPRLDPELQTLIDGKTCLWIEKEYSSDDIQDAMLVFSCTEIETVNAQVSRDAKAHYRLVNVVDDPEKCSFIVPSIMEQGDLKIAVSTGGSSPIVARQVRAELENLYGSEMADYLTLLKEWRTKAKSELPPEKRSVFWNRATDGEVRELIKAQRLTEAKGVVETCFLSLLD; encoded by the coding sequence ATGTCGCAGTATTATCCGATATTTATAGGCTTGAACACTCTGCCGGTTTTGGTCGTCGGTGGAGGAAATGTAGCTTTGCGCAAAGTTCAGACGCTCTTGGATCATGGAGCCCTGGTGCGCATTGTCTCCCCTCGTCTCGATCCGGAACTTCAGACACTGATTGATGGAAAAACATGTCTCTGGATCGAAAAAGAATATTCCTCAGACGATATTCAGGATGCTATGCTGGTCTTTTCATGTACAGAGATCGAGACAGTTAATGCCCAAGTGTCACGGGATGCCAAAGCTCATTATCGATTGGTGAATGTCGTTGATGATCCGGAAAAATGTAGTTTTATAGTACCCTCCATTATGGAACAAGGAGATCTTAAAATCGCCGTCTCGACAGGAGGAAGCAGCCCCATTGTAGCGCGTCAAGTGCGAGCGGAGTTAGAAAACTTATACGGCTCTGAAATGGCCGACTATCTAACCTTACTCAAAGAATGGAGAACTAAAGCTAAATCCGAATTGCCGCCTGAAAAACGCAGTGTCTTTTGGAACCGGGCGACAGATGGCGAAGTCAGAGAACTTATCAAAGCCCAGCGCTTAACCGAAGCGAAAGGAGTGGTAGAAACGTGTTTCCTGTCGCTATTGGATTAA
- the hemA gene encoding glutamyl-tRNA reductase, which produces MFPVAIGLNHRSAPVEIREKMSFHPSQMQKALKELRDCPGILGAVILSTCNRTEIYAATTDVETGIRSIKGFFASHHGLEETILENYLYAHTLYDAVRHLYRVVSGLDSMVRGETQILGQVSTAYQQANDAGVTNKVINVLFQNALAVGKRVRTQTLIDQHPVSISYTAVELAKQQFGELQGKGILIMGAGEMSTLTAKYLVSAGATTVLVSNRSYEKAVLLAQECCGRAVRLDDVDQYLEEVDIVISATAAKRFVLMPERMQRIMEKRKNRPMLLIDIAVPRDIHPDVGRIPQITLFDIDDLRGVVDRHHQERELAAVQAEKIIDEEMDLFLKWHNSLFVIPTILALQEKGEQIRDLQVKRALEHLSGLTPKQEKAIRSMANSIVNHLLHLPIVNLKEYANTSQGHLYTEILQNLFDLDVNEAGTRPSLIVKKSQEQGFHRRAE; this is translated from the coding sequence GTGTTTCCTGTCGCTATTGGATTAAATCATCGGAGCGCACCTGTAGAAATACGGGAAAAAATGAGTTTTCACCCTTCTCAAATGCAGAAGGCTCTTAAAGAACTAAGAGATTGCCCTGGAATTCTGGGGGCTGTGATTCTCAGTACCTGTAATCGTACGGAGATCTATGCCGCCACAACGGATGTAGAAACAGGGATCCGCTCAATTAAAGGGTTTTTTGCCAGTCATCACGGGCTGGAGGAAACCATACTTGAGAACTACTTATATGCACATACCTTATATGATGCCGTCCGCCATTTATACCGTGTAGTATCCGGGCTGGATTCCATGGTCCGGGGAGAAACTCAAATCCTTGGCCAGGTTAGCACTGCTTATCAACAAGCTAACGATGCCGGGGTTACCAACAAGGTAATCAATGTGCTTTTTCAAAATGCCTTAGCAGTGGGTAAACGGGTACGAACACAGACTTTGATCGACCAGCATCCTGTCTCCATCAGTTATACAGCCGTAGAGCTTGCGAAACAACAATTCGGAGAACTCCAAGGTAAAGGAATTTTAATTATGGGCGCAGGGGAAATGAGTACTCTGACAGCAAAATACTTGGTTTCGGCTGGGGCTACTACGGTTTTGGTATCCAATCGTTCGTATGAAAAAGCCGTTCTATTAGCACAGGAATGTTGTGGCCGCGCGGTACGGCTTGATGATGTTGATCAATATTTAGAGGAAGTGGATATTGTCATTTCTGCAACCGCCGCCAAACGTTTTGTGTTGATGCCGGAACGCATGCAGAGAATTATGGAGAAGCGGAAGAATCGCCCGATGCTCTTGATTGACATAGCTGTACCCCGGGATATTCATCCTGATGTAGGGCGGATACCACAGATCACCTTATTTGACATTGATGATTTGCGAGGTGTTGTCGACCGCCATCATCAAGAACGTGAGCTGGCAGCCGTCCAAGCCGAGAAAATTATCGATGAAGAAATGGACTTATTTCTTAAATGGCATAATTCATTATTTGTTATCCCAACGATCTTAGCTTTACAAGAAAAAGGAGAGCAAATTCGAGATCTCCAGGTAAAGCGTGCCCTGGAGCATTTATCAGGGTTAACACCTAAGCAGGAAAAAGCAATACGATCTATGGCCAATTCTATTGTTAATCATCTCTTGCATTTGCCAATTGTTAATCTTAAAGAGTATGCCAATACCAGCCAAGGGCATCTCTATACAGAAATATTGCAAAATCTATTTGATTTAGATGTGAATGAAGCGGGCACACGCCCGAGTCTGATCGTAAAAAAATCCCAGGAGCAAGGGTTTCATAGGAGGGCTGAATGA
- the hemC gene encoding hydroxymethylbilane synthase, giving the protein MKNIRIGTRDSQLAMWQAEWVQSQLTKLYPDLNFELVSMKTKGDKILDVPLSKIGDKGLFTKELEQGLLNDELDMAVHSLKDMPTLLPPGLIISAFCEREEPRDVFLSKNGVRIEDLPSGAIIGTSSLRRKSQLKHYRPDLSFMDLRGNLQTRWRKLQESDMAGIVLAAAGVKRLGWEERITQILPEDIMLSAVGQGSIAVEIDEKRSDIAELLSRLNHTPTEQAVHAERTLMRKLEGGCQVPIGALGQVADGQIVLRGMVASLDGLRLIKAEAKGTDPETVGIEVADRLIDLGAASILAEIR; this is encoded by the coding sequence ATGAAGAACATCCGCATAGGAACTCGGGACAGCCAATTAGCAATGTGGCAAGCCGAGTGGGTACAAAGTCAACTAACTAAGCTTTATCCCGATCTCAACTTTGAGCTTGTCTCAATGAAAACCAAGGGCGATAAGATTCTCGATGTTCCCTTATCTAAAATCGGAGATAAAGGATTGTTTACTAAGGAGCTGGAACAGGGTCTGCTGAATGATGAGCTTGATATGGCGGTTCATAGTCTTAAAGACATGCCGACATTATTGCCTCCCGGATTAATCATAAGTGCTTTTTGTGAGAGGGAGGAGCCCCGGGACGTTTTTCTCAGCAAAAACGGGGTCCGGATCGAGGATTTACCTTCAGGAGCGATCATCGGCACAAGCAGCTTGCGCAGGAAATCACAACTTAAACATTATCGTCCTGATCTCAGCTTTATGGATTTGAGGGGAAATCTTCAAACCCGCTGGAGAAAGCTGCAAGAGTCTGATATGGCCGGCATTGTCCTTGCAGCCGCCGGTGTTAAACGGTTAGGGTGGGAAGAACGGATCACTCAGATTCTGCCGGAAGATATCATGCTGTCAGCGGTCGGGCAAGGGTCAATAGCGGTGGAAATTGATGAGAAACGTTCAGATATTGCAGAGTTGTTGTCTCGTCTAAACCATACTCCGACAGAACAAGCGGTGCATGCAGAGCGTACATTAATGCGCAAACTTGAAGGAGGCTGCCAAGTCCCCATTGGTGCTTTAGGACAAGTGGCAGACGGGCAGATCGTTCTTCGGGGAATGGTGGCGAGCTTGGATGGGCTTCGCCTTATTAAGGCTGAGGCTAAAGGGACTGATCCCGAAACAGTGGGCATTGAGGTTGCTGATCGTCTGATTGACCTGGGTGCCGCCTCGATATTAGCGGAAATACGATAA
- the cobA gene encoding uroporphyrinogen-III C-methyltransferase, whose product MSKGYVYLVGAGPGDPKLITVKGSECIAKADVLVYDRLASRRLLTLARPDCELIYVGKSPDRHTLKQDEINQVLVDKGLEGKIVTRLKGGDPFVFGRGGEEAEALLKAGIQFEVVPGITSAIAVPAYAGIPVTHRDLTSSFAVITGHEDPTKNETSIHWDHLAGSHGTLVFLMGMENLPLIAQKLMENGKKPTTPVGIIQWGTRPEQRALVGQLDTIAEEVKKQKFTNPSIIIVGEVVSLREKLKWFEKKPLFGQRIVVTRARHQASVLTQEIEALGGEAWEFPTIEIAPPSDNAYLLKALNNLQYFNWLIFTSVNGVEAFFEELSIQERDVRSLVGLEIVAIGPATQAAIEKRGLRAAYVPDEYKAESIVEGLAGRVSSGQKVLLARAEEARDVLPESLKAMGLDVWDVPFYRTVLGDANRGELQRMLREKEIHRVTFTSSSTVRNFVELLDGEISLLEGVSLYSIGPITSATARKLGLTIYKEANEYTIQGLVKALLEG is encoded by the coding sequence TTGAGTAAGGGATATGTATATTTAGTGGGTGCTGGTCCTGGAGACCCTAAGTTGATAACGGTTAAAGGGTCGGAATGTATTGCTAAAGCAGATGTTTTAGTCTATGATCGGTTAGCTTCGCGGCGTCTCCTGACCTTAGCCCGGCCCGATTGTGAACTCATTTATGTGGGTAAATCTCCGGATCGCCACACCCTAAAACAAGATGAAATTAACCAAGTCCTCGTGGATAAGGGGCTTGAAGGAAAAATAGTCACCCGTCTCAAGGGGGGGGATCCCTTTGTTTTTGGCCGGGGGGGAGAGGAAGCGGAAGCTTTGCTTAAAGCTGGGATTCAGTTTGAAGTGGTGCCAGGTATTACTTCGGCTATTGCTGTTCCAGCCTATGCCGGTATTCCCGTAACCCATCGGGATCTGACCTCTTCGTTCGCAGTTATAACAGGCCACGAAGACCCTACTAAGAATGAAACCAGCATACATTGGGACCACCTTGCCGGGTCTCATGGAACCCTTGTCTTCCTCATGGGTATGGAAAACCTCCCTCTGATTGCGCAAAAACTGATGGAAAATGGGAAAAAGCCAACCACCCCAGTGGGTATCATTCAATGGGGCACCAGACCTGAACAGCGAGCTCTGGTTGGGCAACTGGACACTATTGCTGAAGAGGTCAAAAAACAGAAATTCACCAACCCTTCGATTATTATCGTCGGGGAGGTTGTCTCACTGAGAGAAAAGCTTAAATGGTTCGAAAAGAAGCCCTTATTCGGGCAAAGGATAGTGGTCACTCGTGCTCGTCACCAGGCGAGCGTGCTGACACAGGAGATTGAAGCTTTGGGCGGAGAGGCATGGGAGTTTCCGACGATTGAAATTGCTCCGCCCTCGGATAATGCCTATTTGCTTAAAGCTTTGAATAATTTACAATATTTTAATTGGCTGATTTTTACCAGTGTTAACGGGGTTGAGGCGTTTTTCGAAGAGCTTAGCATTCAAGAGCGGGATGTTCGCTCTTTAGTTGGTCTGGAGATCGTTGCCATCGGGCCGGCTACTCAAGCCGCAATTGAGAAAAGAGGACTTCGGGCTGCCTATGTTCCGGATGAATATAAAGCAGAGAGTATAGTGGAAGGCCTTGCGGGCCGGGTATCTTCCGGTCAAAAGGTATTACTGGCCAGGGCAGAAGAAGCCAGAGATGTTTTGCCCGAATCTCTCAAGGCCATGGGGCTTGATGTTTGGGATGTCCCGTTTTACAGGACGGTTCTGGGAGATGCCAATCGTGGAGAATTGCAGCGTATGCTTCGTGAGAAGGAAATTCATAGGGTCACATTTACAAGTTCTTCGACAGTGCGTAATTTTGTAGAGCTATTAGATGGAGAAATCTCTTTACTGGAAGGTGTTTCGCTCTATTCCATCGGGCCTATTACCAGTGCCACTGCTCGAAAACTGGGTCTGACGATCTATAAAGAGGCAAATGAATATACGATCCAGGGATTAGTCAAAGCCTTATTGGAGGGATGA
- the nirJ1 gene encoding putative heme d1 biosynthesis radical SAM protein NirJ1 — protein MISVTKLLFDTEYFGDSLRYSKHSLGSQNGTTVGSGPVVVWNSTRTCNLKCAHCYMESDAQKYQDELTTVEAKRFIDDLAEFRVPVLLFSGGEPLIRPDFFELAEYATAKGLRATLSTNGTLITPDVARRIKEIGVGYVGISLDGLQDVNDKFRGKEGAFKAAMEGIQNCVAVNQRVGLRFTINHHNLQELDNIFDFIEAENIDRVCFYHLVYSGRGSQMIAEDVTPEESRRAMDTIIRRTRDFEERGLKKEILTVDNHCDGVYMYLLALNEDPARAERIKNLIGLNGGNRSGIAFGEVDPLGNVHPDQFTQHITFGNVRERKFGEIWKDLTHPTLAGLKDRKGLLKGRCASCQYLSMCNGNFRTRAEAVTGDYWESDPACYLTDQEIGL, from the coding sequence ATGATAAGTGTCACAAAGCTCTTATTTGATACGGAATACTTCGGAGACTCTCTCCGTTACAGCAAACATTCGCTGGGGTCTCAGAATGGGACAACCGTAGGTTCCGGACCGGTGGTTGTATGGAATTCGACTCGTACCTGCAACTTAAAATGTGCCCATTGTTATATGGAATCGGATGCCCAAAAATATCAGGATGAACTGACAACGGTCGAAGCCAAGCGCTTTATTGATGATCTGGCTGAGTTTCGAGTTCCGGTGCTTCTTTTCTCCGGCGGCGAACCTTTGATTCGTCCTGACTTCTTTGAATTAGCTGAATATGCAACAGCCAAAGGTTTACGAGCAACCCTTTCGACCAATGGTACGTTGATTACGCCTGATGTGGCCAGGAGGATTAAAGAAATCGGAGTCGGCTATGTGGGTATTTCACTGGACGGACTCCAGGATGTTAATGACAAATTCCGGGGGAAAGAGGGCGCTTTTAAGGCAGCAATGGAAGGAATCCAAAATTGTGTTGCTGTTAATCAACGGGTAGGGCTGCGCTTTACCATTAATCATCATAATCTGCAAGAATTGGATAACATTTTTGATTTTATCGAAGCAGAAAATATTGATCGGGTTTGTTTCTACCATTTGGTTTATTCCGGCCGAGGCAGCCAGATGATTGCGGAGGATGTGACCCCTGAAGAATCCCGTCGGGCAATGGATACCATCATCCGGCGGACTCGGGATTTCGAAGAACGTGGACTAAAGAAGGAAATCCTGACGGTGGATAATCATTGTGATGGGGTTTACATGTATCTGCTGGCTCTGAATGAAGATCCTGCAAGGGCCGAACGGATTAAGAATCTGATTGGACTAAACGGCGGAAATCGTTCCGGCATAGCCTTTGGCGAAGTGGATCCCTTGGGGAACGTACACCCTGACCAATTTACCCAGCACATCACCTTTGGCAATGTCCGGGAGAGAAAATTTGGAGAGATTTGGAAGGATCTGACCCATCCTACCTTGGCTGGTCTGAAAGATCGTAAAGGTCTGCTTAAAGGACGTTGTGCATCATGTCAATACCTAAGCATGTGCAACGGTAATTTCCGGACCCGTGCGGAAGCTGTGACCGGAGATTATTGGGAGTCTGATCCCGCTTGTTATTTGACAGATCAGGAGATCGGGCTATAG